The following coding sequences lie in one Mycoplasma crocodyli MP145 genomic window:
- a CDS encoding DUF2188 domain-containing protein, with protein sequence MAEVKTVWHITCIDGEWRVVRGGNVKATKTFKTKAEATEYAKSVAKNNNGSILIHNMDGKISKGHNYKK encoded by the coding sequence ATGGCTGAAGTTAAAACAGTGTGACATATTACATGTATAGATGGTGAATGAAGAGTTGTAAGAGGTGGAAATGTAAAGGCAACAAAAACCTTTAAAACAAAAGCGGAAGCAACTGAATATGCAAAAAGCGTTGCTAAAAATAACAATGGTAGTATTCTTATTCACAACATGGATGGTAAAATCAGCAAAGGTCACAATTACAAAAAATAA
- a CDS encoding YitT family protein, producing the protein MNKNLENNTEKNNEIFEEKNEQNNIKPSLTNDLKIASRNKYIRTKVNANMLYFSHLYGSKNNFIKQLLLVSLLAVLFTVPAVFLLQNSGLYDIGIGAFGQAFGRLSRYLIIKGGGSQELAYSVYNSFFWVSYFVLNVPLIWLAYKHLSKRFAILSAIFIIEQSIVGVLMGFIPNIERVSFFTDLAKDSPAVFEKFGISSVMWNYPDDASKHLSVFLYGISWGLVNASITSLLLILEASTGGWDILGSYEAKRTRKDLGKIFFILNFGSLIFANFVGTYIPSSLALQQSSFLELQNKAWNVDLLFNPNFLSGIVMIMLYTFVLNLIFPKYTMVQVQIFTSDAETLLSNISEKTFGKYSFSIVKVIGSYSKQEQKMLITNCMYLDAADLHSVVRSFDKNSFFSVIDIKKADGNIYIKDDV; encoded by the coding sequence ATGAATAAAAATTTAGAAAATAACACAGAAAAAAATAATGAAATTTTTGAAGAAAAAAACGAACAAAATAACATAAAGCCATCACTTACAAATGACTTAAAAATTGCTTCAAGAAACAAATATATTAGAACAAAAGTTAATGCTAATATGTTGTATTTTTCACACCTTTATGGAAGTAAAAATAACTTTATCAAACAACTTTTACTAGTGAGTTTATTAGCGGTTTTATTTACTGTCCCAGCTGTTTTTTTATTACAAAATAGTGGATTGTACGACATAGGAATCGGTGCATTTGGACAAGCATTTGGAAGATTAAGTCGTTACTTAATTATAAAGGGTGGCGGTAGTCAAGAACTTGCATATTCTGTTTATAACTCATTCTTTTGAGTTTCATACTTTGTTTTGAATGTTCCTTTGATTTGGTTAGCATACAAACACCTTTCAAAAAGATTTGCTATTCTTTCTGCAATCTTTATTATTGAACAATCAATTGTTGGAGTTTTAATGGGATTTATTCCAAATATTGAACGCGTATCATTTTTTACTGATCTAGCTAAGGATTCGCCTGCGGTTTTTGAAAAATTCGGGATTAGTTCAGTAATGTGAAATTACCCTGATGACGCTTCAAAACATTTATCAGTATTTCTTTACGGAATATCTTGGGGATTAGTAAATGCTTCAATTACATCATTGTTATTAATTTTGGAAGCAAGCACTGGCGGATGAGATATTTTAGGTTCGTACGAGGCAAAAAGGACAAGAAAAGATTTGGGTAAAATATTTTTTATTCTTAACTTTGGTAGTTTAATATTTGCAAATTTTGTTGGTACTTACATCCCGTCATCATTAGCACTTCAACAAAGTTCATTCTTAGAATTACAAAATAAGGCTTGAAATGTTGACTTACTATTTAATCCTAATTTCTTATCCGGAATTGTAATGATTATGTTATATACATTTGTACTTAACTTAATATTTCCTAAATATACAATGGTGCAAGTTCAAATATTTACTTCAGATGCTGAAACTTTGTTATCAAATATTAGTGAAAAAACCTTTGGTAAGTATTCATTTAGTATTGTTAAAGTAATAGGAAGTTATTCGAAACAAGAACAAAAAATGCTTATAACAAATTGCATGTATTTAGATGCAGCAGATTTACACTCAGTTGTAAGAAGTTTTGATAAAAATTCATTCTTTAGTGTAATAGATATTAAAAAGGCTGATGGAAATATTTATATTAAAGATGATGTTTAA
- a CDS encoding nucleotidyltransferase gives MTNKRPKVGIIAEYNPFHNGHLFQLNWIKERFNNPYIIVAMSYKYSQRGERCIYSWSQRKKVAKKFGVNKFIKLGVNISAQAAHIFARESILKLNKEKIDYLVFGSETNDINLFKNIAITLKEKESEYNNLIKKYLKVGGNSFPRSTNLALQELTNSNISMPNDILGIEYVKTIVNNNLNIEPICIKRTIDFHSQDLENNFASATKLREMIKNNIDVSNYTPVDYGKYKKQKDIRCYYKKFQKIIRNTSPEKLRKYKMISEGIENLFKKNIEEKTYDIFVEKCTSKRYTSSRIKRTILFVLLKHKK, from the coding sequence ATGACAAACAAGAGGCCGAAAGTAGGAATAATAGCTGAATACAATCCATTTCACAATGGACATCTTTTTCAATTAAATTGAATTAAAGAACGTTTTAATAATCCTTATATCATTGTTGCTATGAGTTATAAATACAGCCAAAGAGGTGAAAGATGTATTTACTCATGATCACAAAGAAAAAAAGTTGCTAAGAAATTTGGAGTTAATAAATTCATAAAATTAGGGGTCAATATTTCAGCACAAGCAGCTCACATTTTCGCTAGAGAATCAATCTTAAAATTAAATAAAGAAAAGATAGATTATTTAGTTTTCGGTTCCGAAACTAATGATATAAATTTGTTCAAAAATATTGCAATTACACTAAAAGAAAAAGAAAGTGAATATAATAACCTTATTAAAAAATATTTAAAAGTTGGCGGCAATAGTTTTCCAAGATCTACTAACCTAGCACTACAAGAATTAACTAATTCAAACATTAGTATGCCTAATGATATCTTAGGAATAGAGTATGTTAAAACCATAGTAAATAACAACTTGAATATTGAACCAATTTGTATAAAAAGAACAATTGATTTTCATAGTCAAGATTTAGAAAATAATTTTGCATCAGCCACAAAATTAAGAGAAATGATAAAAAATAATATTGATGTATCAAACTATACACCAGTTGATTATGGAAAATATAAAAAACAAAAAGATATTAGATGCTACTATAAAAAATTTCAAAAAATTATAAGAAATACAAGCCCTGAAAAATTAAGAAAATACAAAATGATCTCAGAAGGAATTGAAAATCTATTTAAAAAAAACATAGAAGAAAAAACATATGATATTTTTGTTGAAAAATGTACATCTAAAAGATATACATCAAGTCGAATTAAAAGAACAATACTTTTTGTATTATTGAAACACAAGAAATAA
- the galE gene encoding UDP-glucose 4-epimerase GalE, translating into MKILVCGGAGYIGSHTVWALYEKGYEIVVFDNLSTGNKESIPSKIELVIGDITNKNDLDNLFKKHKFDCIMDFAAKIVVPESVSKPLEYFYNNTEGVRLLIEQMKLHKIKNFVFSSTAAVYGKIDGGICNEDTILKPINPYGESKLSAEKIIQWCSHSYDFNYAILRYFNVAGADQKLRTGLKGNKLTHIIPIMTNSMLSQEMFNIFGNDYNTPDGTCIRDYVHVSDVAEAHVLALEYLSKQNKSLIVNLGSNSGFSVKEVIDEGLKFKNFNFKYSPRRDGDPDMLIASNSKIKSLLKWSPKKTLKEMIETDFIFREKNYK; encoded by the coding sequence ATGAAAATATTAGTTTGTGGTGGAGCCGGATATATTGGAAGTCATACGGTTTGAGCTCTATATGAAAAAGGCTACGAAATAGTAGTTTTTGATAATTTAAGTACAGGGAACAAGGAGTCAATTCCGTCAAAAATAGAGTTAGTTATTGGTGATATTACTAATAAAAATGATCTTGATAATTTATTTAAAAAACATAAATTTGATTGCATAATGGATTTTGCAGCAAAAATTGTAGTCCCCGAAAGTGTGTCTAAGCCGCTTGAATATTTTTACAATAATACAGAGGGTGTTAGATTATTAATAGAACAAATGAAATTGCATAAAATTAAGAATTTTGTTTTTTCATCAACTGCTGCTGTATATGGAAAAATAGATGGTGGGATTTGCAATGAAGATACAATTTTAAAACCTATAAATCCATATGGTGAGTCTAAATTATCAGCCGAAAAAATTATTCAATGGTGTTCTCATTCATATGATTTCAACTATGCAATTTTAAGGTATTTTAATGTTGCAGGTGCAGATCAAAAACTTAGAACGGGACTTAAAGGAAATAAACTTACTCATATAATTCCTATTATGACTAATTCAATGCTTTCACAAGAAATGTTTAACATTTTTGGTAATGACTACAACACTCCTGATGGAACTTGCATTAGAGATTATGTTCACGTAAGTGACGTTGCTGAGGCACATGTTTTAGCATTAGAATACTTATCGAAGCAAAATAAATCTCTTATTGTTAATTTAGGATCTAATTCAGGTTTTAGTGTTAAGGAAGTAATTGATGAAGGATTAAAATTTAAGAACTTTAACTTTAAATATTCACCAAGAAGAGATGGCGATCCAGATATGTTAATTGCTTCTAATTCTAAAATCAAATCATTACTTAAATGAAGTCCTAAAAAAACTTTAAAAGAAATGATAGAAACAGATTTTATTTTTAGAGAAAAAAATTATAAATAA
- a CDS encoding glycosyltransferase family 2 protein: MKNKSKYNPLVSILIPVYNSATFFEQTIVKNLEQSYKNIEYIIHDDCSTDNTYELLKNLANKDERITIIKPVSNCGLGQSRNNLLNAARGEFVFFIDDDDRFVSKKSIEKCVKKLDPNTDIMATNFLYKLSFLKKPFFVLNFVKSHLKQKNALKYYSKNTIYAWANFYRLNFLKENNIQFLCRNYEDMATMGHIFSNCKNFKSTEKNTIIYNRVLSRISKFDNSFSNKLYQIADAYKINLNVLKQDFEKNNISMKLQEKVFQSLFMQHLHIIASWYFSLRNTSDKKAFSEFINNKYLDEIKIIHGKRKIKIRYIYNIQLLFVWHLFKKWKSNI, encoded by the coding sequence ATGAAAAATAAAAGTAAATATAATCCACTTGTTTCAATATTAATTCCCGTCTATAATTCTGCAACATTTTTTGAACAAACGATAGTAAAAAATTTAGAACAATCATATAAGAATATCGAGTACATTATTCATGATGATTGCTCGACAGATAACACTTATGAGTTATTAAAAAATTTAGCTAACAAAGATGAAAGAATTACAATTATTAAACCCGTATCTAACTGTGGGCTAGGGCAATCTAGAAATAATTTACTAAATGCAGCAAGAGGAGAATTTGTATTTTTTATTGATGATGACGATAGATTTGTCAGTAAAAAATCTATTGAAAAATGTGTGAAAAAACTTGATCCCAATACTGATATAATGGCTACTAATTTTCTATATAAATTATCATTTTTAAAAAAACCTTTTTTTGTATTGAATTTTGTAAAATCACATCTTAAACAAAAAAATGCACTTAAATATTATTCAAAAAATACAATCTATGCTTGAGCAAATTTTTATAGATTAAATTTTTTAAAGGAAAATAATATTCAGTTTTTATGTAGAAATTATGAAGACATGGCAACAATGGGACATATTTTCTCAAATTGTAAAAACTTTAAATCTACAGAAAAAAACACAATCATTTATAACCGTGTTTTGAGTAGAATTTCTAAATTTGATAATTCTTTTTCAAATAAACTTTATCAAATTGCTGATGCTTATAAAATCAACTTAAATGTTTTGAAACAAGATTTTGAAAAAAACAATATTTCAATGAAACTTCAAGAAAAAGTATTTCAAAGTCTTTTTATGCAACATTTGCACATTATAGCATCTTGGTACTTCTCATTAAGAAATACTTCAGACAAAAAAGCTTTTTCAGAATTTATAAATAATAAATATTTAGATGAGATTAAAATTATCCATGGAAAGAGAAAAATTAAAATTAGATACATTTATAACATTCAACTTTTATTTGTTTGACATTTATTCAAGAAATGAAAAAGTAATATCTAA
- the rpmF gene encoding 50S ribosomal protein L32 codes for MAIVPKRKTSKQRKHKRRSHHALATPNLVACANCTQLIEQHVTCRFCGFYKGKKVEGFKSINDKAK; via the coding sequence ATGGCTATAGTTCCAAAACGTAAAACTTCGAAACAACGTAAACACAAAAGAAGAAGTCACCACGCTTTAGCAACACCTAACTTAGTTGCTTGTGCAAACTGTACACAATTAATCGAACAACATGTAACATGTAGATTTTGTGGATTTTACAAAGGTAAAAAAGTTGAAGGATTTAAATCAATTAACGACAAAGCTAAATAA
- the ruvA gene encoding Holliday junction branch migration protein RuvA, whose amino-acid sequence MTIYKFGEIVYKKNKNLILESYGTGYMIQVACADRFELNTKLKMHLAYIYNEFAKTFSIYGFKDYMERILFLDLINVNGIGAKIAMNILDNGWETVADLVASANYETLSKLNFVNEKNARNIILSLQDKWKKIRNVSNSNETAKNINALSDVSESLKMLGFKEKQISYALSKIKISEQLEDMVEQSIKLIANKYHENRPTT is encoded by the coding sequence ATGACAATATATAAATTTGGAGAAATAGTTTATAAAAAAAATAAAAACTTAATATTAGAAAGTTATGGCACAGGCTACATGATACAAGTAGCTTGTGCTGATCGATTTGAATTAAATACTAAATTAAAAATGCACTTAGCTTATATTTATAATGAATTTGCTAAAACATTTTCAATATATGGATTTAAGGATTATATGGAAAGAATATTATTTTTAGATCTTATTAATGTAAATGGTATTGGAGCTAAAATAGCAATGAATATATTGGACAACGGTTGAGAAACAGTTGCTGATTTAGTTGCTAGTGCAAATTATGAAACCTTGAGCAAATTAAATTTTGTTAATGAAAAAAATGCTAGAAATATTATTTTAAGTTTACAAGATAAATGAAAGAAAATAAGGAATGTTTCTAATAGCAATGAAACAGCGAAAAACATTAATGCATTATCTGATGTTTCAGAATCGCTCAAAATGCTTGGATTTAAAGAAAAGCAAATTTCTTATGCTCTTTCAAAAATTAAAATTTCAGAACAATTAGAAGACATGGTAGAACAAAGTATTAAATTAATTGCAAATAAATATCATGAAAACAGACCTACGACCTAG
- the ruvB gene encoding Holliday junction branch migration DNA helicase RuvB, producing the protein MKTDLRPSNFKEFIGQNKIKETLKAMIISANTQKRVLDHILFYGPPGTGKTSLATIIANEQNAIIHYVQASNIDKKSDLVSILSTINHGDILFIDEVHGLNKVIEELLYNAMEDFVFDILIGTEENAKTIRMKIKPFTLIAATTKLNLISQPLKDRFGFIAKLNNYELIELVRILKNSAKALKIEIGESEANLICSYSRQTPRIANNLLRRVNDFKIANNKELIDFKIIEKTFDNLELYEFGLTKDHIEYLDLLRNSFDEKWASLDTMCGLLNLEKDNLLNEVEPILLYYGLIKKSSRGRQITNEGISYTLKNI; encoded by the coding sequence ATGAAAACAGACCTACGACCTAGTAATTTCAAGGAGTTTATTGGGCAAAACAAAATAAAAGAAACATTAAAGGCAATGATAATTAGTGCAAATACTCAAAAAAGAGTTTTAGATCACATTTTGTTTTATGGCCCACCAGGTACTGGAAAAACTTCGCTTGCAACTATAATTGCAAACGAACAAAATGCAATAATTCATTATGTACAAGCTTCAAACATCGATAAGAAATCTGATTTAGTTAGTATTCTTTCAACAATAAATCATGGTGATATTCTATTTATAGATGAAGTTCATGGACTAAATAAAGTTATTGAAGAATTGCTTTATAATGCAATGGAAGACTTTGTTTTTGATATTTTGATAGGCACAGAGGAAAATGCAAAGACTATTAGAATGAAAATTAAACCTTTTACTTTAATAGCTGCTACTACAAAGTTAAATTTAATAAGTCAACCACTAAAAGATAGATTTGGTTTTATTGCAAAATTAAATAATTATGAACTTATTGAATTGGTAAGAATTTTAAAAAATTCAGCAAAAGCTTTAAAAATTGAAATTGGCGAATCTGAAGCTAATCTAATTTGTTCTTATTCAAGGCAGACACCTAGAATTGCTAATAATTTACTTAGAAGAGTGAATGACTTTAAGATAGCCAACAACAAGGAATTAATAGATTTTAAAATTATCGAAAAAACTTTTGATAATTTAGAATTATATGAATTCGGATTAACTAAGGATCATATTGAGTATTTAGATTTATTAAGGAACTCATTTGATGAAAAATGAGCTTCATTAGATACAATGTGCGGTTTATTAAATTTGGAAAAAGATAACTTACTAAATGAAGTTGAACCAATATTACTATATTATGGGTTAATAAAGAAATCATCACGCGGTAGGCAAATAACAAACGAAGGAATTTCTTATACCTTAAAAAATATCTAA
- the secDF gene encoding protein translocase subunit SecDF produces the protein MKRIRDFFTWKNWKRIVILSITLISSVFAIVFGSVFYVAKNPNRSIEYGGGIEVLVQVKKDNQNADKTLTNKVSESLFERLTGGTGLTGTTVSSEGDGKIRITKSGSLNDLQRREFESKVADKPILTMTDLNINPLFKNGEFNPHGSLDSGNAKEWIPPFADNGAKYMIDHQGKDSVSIDLKDNDAIAEWTKATKFISEKHPGQNVILMWINIEELLTLAKTKFPTEWDASGHNLYNFVHVNNMAVQEVPDPTKENPNNKKRIRNVLKEAEFRAKDYLISEAAVSQPLNTKSVIVSGNFTQTEAKELANDINYGTSKYDLDILSSVYVDSALNTSAFKSAMLAGLIVFSLISIFMIVNYGLLGALSTISIALYIFLTLLMFTVLRGEYSPATIAALIIGIGISVDANIITFERLKKDLYSGSSLKKSFKNSNSLSFSTIIDANITTLIVAFTLFYFGTKDVRGFSISLILSIIFTLIVMLIFTRFTSSLLVNTGWFDKKLWLLGVHKKLIAKDNSNKLYVRFDYVKQAKWFALVSLIIIIASIIVFVSIGLSKSNIWDGIVRNIDFKGGLNITIAGDKEKFVSLSHSDAESIKNYIIQNAAAWKIEDVDSIISLQRVDNDHDNWALIIKSTQDLSDSILSIKKGLNENFNNITITNYVVSTTEAKRLLLNSLLAISIAFVGIVLYTLVRMRWTFSISAIIGLLHDLLVVVAFIILARLQLSSIMIAAILSIVGFSINDTIVTFDRIREIIINNYHRKVLEKATIKKIANTAISETIKRSFYTTATTMTALIILLAFGNATDFSFNIVMLFGMAIGVYSSIFICTRIWVFLENIRQKGIKRRSENKFWEVAKPTEQTFVGVNDFQP, from the coding sequence ATGAAACGCATTAGAGATTTTTTTACATGAAAAAACTGAAAGAGAATTGTAATTTTATCAATTACATTAATCTCTTCGGTTTTTGCAATTGTTTTTGGTAGTGTATTCTATGTTGCAAAAAATCCAAACCGTTCAATTGAATATGGTGGTGGAATTGAAGTTCTGGTTCAAGTAAAAAAAGATAATCAAAATGCTGATAAAACTTTAACTAACAAGGTTTCAGAATCATTATTTGAAAGACTTACAGGTGGAACTGGTTTAACAGGTACTACTGTTTCAAGTGAGGGTGATGGAAAAATTAGAATAACAAAAAGTGGTAGTTTAAATGATTTGCAAAGAAGAGAATTTGAATCGAAAGTAGCGGATAAACCTATTTTAACAATGACTGATTTAAATATAAATCCTTTATTTAAAAATGGAGAGTTTAATCCACATGGTTCATTAGACAGTGGAAATGCTAAAGAATGGATTCCACCTTTTGCAGATAATGGTGCTAAATACATGATTGATCACCAAGGTAAAGATTCGGTAAGTATTGATTTAAAGGATAATGATGCTATAGCTGAATGAACAAAAGCAACAAAGTTTATTTCAGAAAAACATCCTGGTCAAAATGTTATTTTGATGTGAATTAATATTGAAGAATTATTAACATTAGCTAAAACAAAATTTCCAACTGAATGAGATGCTAGTGGGCATAATTTATATAATTTTGTTCATGTTAATAATATGGCTGTTCAAGAAGTTCCTGATCCTACAAAAGAAAATCCTAATAATAAAAAAAGAATTAGAAATGTTCTTAAAGAAGCTGAATTCAGAGCGAAGGACTATTTAATAAGTGAAGCGGCTGTTTCACAACCATTAAATACTAAATCCGTTATTGTTAGTGGTAACTTTACACAAACAGAAGCTAAGGAACTAGCTAATGATATTAATTATGGAACTAGCAAATATGATTTAGATATTTTATCAAGTGTTTATGTTGATTCAGCTTTAAACACATCTGCATTTAAATCTGCAATGCTAGCTGGACTTATAGTGTTTAGTTTGATATCGATATTTATGATTGTGAACTATGGATTATTAGGTGCATTAAGTACTATATCAATTGCATTATATATATTCTTAACTTTATTAATGTTTACAGTTTTAAGAGGTGAATATTCACCTGCTACAATTGCTGCATTAATAATTGGTATCGGTATTTCTGTTGATGCAAACATTATAACCTTTGAACGACTTAAAAAAGATCTTTATAGCGGCTCCTCTCTTAAGAAGTCCTTTAAGAATTCTAATTCATTGTCTTTTTCTACAATTATAGATGCTAATATAACAACATTAATTGTTGCATTTACATTGTTCTATTTCGGAACAAAGGATGTAAGAGGATTTAGTATTTCACTTATTCTCTCAATAATATTTACACTTATTGTTATGTTAATTTTTACGAGATTTACATCATCTTTATTGGTGAATACAGGGTGATTTGATAAAAAATTATGACTCCTAGGAGTTCATAAAAAACTTATAGCAAAAGATAATTCTAATAAGCTTTATGTAAGATTCGATTATGTTAAACAAGCTAAATGGTTTGCTTTAGTTTCGTTGATAATTATTATTGCTTCAATTATTGTATTTGTTTCAATAGGGTTAAGTAAAAGTAATATATGAGATGGAATAGTAAGAAACATAGATTTTAAAGGCGGATTAAATATTACAATTGCTGGAGACAAAGAAAAATTTGTTTCTCTAAGTCATAGTGATGCAGAAAGTATTAAAAACTATATTATCCAAAATGCAGCCGCATGAAAAATAGAAGATGTTGATAGTATTATTTCACTTCAAAGAGTTGATAATGATCATGATAATTGAGCATTGATTATTAAATCAACACAAGATTTATCGGATAGCATCTTATCAATTAAAAAAGGTCTTAATGAAAACTTTAATAACATCACTATTACTAATTATGTTGTATCAACAACAGAAGCAAAAAGATTGTTGTTAAATTCATTATTAGCCATTTCAATTGCCTTTGTTGGTATTGTACTTTATACGTTAGTAAGAATGAGATGAACATTCTCAATATCTGCAATTATTGGATTATTACATGACTTGTTAGTTGTTGTGGCTTTTATAATTTTAGCTAGATTACAATTATCATCAATTATGATAGCGGCTATTCTATCGATAGTTGGATTCTCAATTAATGATACTATAGTTACATTTGATAGAATAAGAGAAATAATTATCAATAATTATCACAGAAAAGTTCTTGAAAAAGCTACAATTAAGAAAATTGCTAACACTGCAATTAGCGAAACAATTAAAAGAAGTTTCTATACAACAGCTACAACAATGACGGCTTTAATCATTCTATTAGCATTTGGAAATGCAACAGACTTTTCATTTAATATTGTTATGTTATTTGGTATGGCAATAGGGGTTTATTCATCAATATTCATTTGTACAAGAATTTGAGTATTTCTTGAAAACATTAGACAAAAAGGTATTAAAAGAAGATCTGAAAATAAATTCTGAGAAGTTGCTAAACCTACAGAGCAAACATTTGTTGGAGTTAACGATTTCCAACCATAG
- a CDS encoding MurR/RpiR family transcriptional regulator yields MEKKNEKIFGSSYSEHLNNNDSNSYIMDWIEDNPELLLKNTTKELATLMFVSQPTLIRFAQKIGFLSFRELQIYVAKRITEINNLPTKIKVGPELSLNEIVHNVNTYYEYSIKKTMEAYGKNYSDITEYAKDLLTCERHIIFGIGNSGMVAEYYAQNLNKIGIFSMAINSIHDFLGFNFLLDRKLHVTLISKTFDTVEILKVRDILERHNICYTIWTKNSKLEHKKAKHILLYDSLNQENRVSAMGSKISSFFLADVVFLYLVLKVDPDLENFYEINNEIKRWNQNK; encoded by the coding sequence ATGGAAAAGAAAAATGAAAAAATATTTGGTTCGTCATATAGCGAACATTTAAATAACAACGATTCAAATTCATATATTATGGATTGAATAGAAGATAATCCTGAACTGTTGCTTAAAAATACAACCAAGGAATTGGCTACTTTAATGTTTGTTTCACAACCAACATTAATAAGATTTGCTCAAAAAATAGGGTTTTTATCTTTTAGAGAATTGCAAATATATGTAGCTAAGAGAATAACAGAGATAAACAATTTACCTACTAAAATAAAGGTAGGTCCAGAATTAAGTCTTAATGAAATAGTTCATAATGTAAATACATATTATGAATACTCAATTAAGAAAACAATGGAAGCTTATGGTAAAAATTATAGTGATATAACTGAATATGCTAAGGATTTATTAACTTGTGAAAGACATATCATTTTTGGTATTGGTAACTCAGGGATGGTTGCCGAATACTACGCACAAAACTTGAATAAAATAGGAATTTTTAGTATGGCGATAAACTCGATTCATGACTTTCTAGGATTTAATTTTTTATTAGATAGAAAACTTCATGTAACACTAATTTCAAAGACGTTTGATACAGTAGAAATTTTGAAAGTTAGAGATATATTAGAACGTCATAATATATGTTATACAATTTGAACAAAGAATTCAAAACTCGAGCATAAGAAAGCAAAACATATATTATTATATGATTCACTCAATCAAGAAAATAGAGTGAGTGCAATGGGTTCGAAAATATCATCGTTCTTTTTAGCAGACGTTGTCTTCTTGTATTTAGTTCTAAAAGTTGATCCTGATTTAGAGAACTTCTACGAGATTAATAATGAAATAAAAAGATGAAATCAAAACAAATAA